CCTGCACCGGAAAGCCCGGTGACCAAAAGCAGTTTCTTTTTTTGCACATTAGCCTCACAAGGGTGACGGCGCCTTAGCGCTCGTCGTTTTGCATCCATGAAATCAATGTTTTGTTGAATTCTTTCGCTGTGTGGTGGCCGCTCTTTTTCAACCGCTGGTTCATTGCAGCGACCTCGATGATAATTGAAAGGTTGCGTCCGGGACGGACCGGGATAATAATACGCGGCAAATCAGTGCCTATAATCGTGTAGGTTAATTCATCAAGACCCAAACGGTCGTATTCCTTTTTATCATCCCATTCCTCGATGGTGGTGACCAATTCAATACGTTTCCGGTCGCGAATGGCCCCAATGCCAAATAAGTTTTTAATATTAATAATGCCCAAACCACGAATTTCCATATGATGGCGGATCAGCTCCGGACCGGATCCCATCAGAATTCTCTCAGCGGTTCGCTTGATGTCCACCAGATCATCCGCCACCAAACGATGTCCGCGCTCAACCAAATCAAGCGCACACTCGCTCTTGCCAATACCGCTTTTGCCTAAAATCAAAACGCCTATGCCGTAGACATCCACCAGCGTACCGTGCAATGACGTTTCCGGTGCCAATTTATCTTCCAGGTAAATGGTAAGTTCGGCAATCAGTTTTGTGGTAGGCATTTCCGATGTAAAAACCGGAACATTTTTCCCCTCAACCGCCAGTAACAATTCTTCAGGTGGTTCAAGCCCCTGGGTGATGACAAAACAGCAAACATCCCATTCCAACAATTTCCGGAAAAGCATTTTCACATGCTCTTTCCCCAGTCCCTGTAAAAAAGAAAGCTCCGTCCGTCCCAAAACCTGAATACGCTCAAAAGCAAAATAATCAAAATATCCGGCCAGGGCCAATCCGGGCCGGTTGATGTCCGGTACCATGATTTTACGGGAAAGACCTTCCCGGCCGGCGACAAGCTCCAAAGAAAGTCTGTCTTTTTGCTCTAAATAGAGTTCTTCAACAAGTAGGTTAATCATAAGAAGACCATCACCAGCCGTATGCCCGGCTTAGTGAGTGGCTTTCTCCTCCTCTTGAATAATCTTCACAACTTCTCCAGTACTTTGGGATGCCGTCAGTTTACGACGAATGTATTTATCCTTGAGCAGTCCTGAAATACGTGCGAGCGCTTTCAAGTGGGCACCGGCTGTTCCTTCCGGCGCAACCAACAGAAAGAAAATATAAACCGGTTCACCATCCAACGCCTCAAACGGGATGCCGGTTTTCGATAATCCAAATGCAGCCGTCAATTCCTTGACCGTATCGGATTTTCCGTGAGGAATGGCGATTCCCTGGCCAATACCGGTTGACCCCAATTCTTCACGTTCCAACAAAATCTGAACCATTTTCTTTTTGTCGCTCACATTGCCGCCGTCGACCAAAACTTCGACCAACTCTTCAATGACCTCTTTTTTGTTCTTAGCCTTGAGATCGACGGTAATGTTTTTTTCAGACAAAAAATCCATAATACGCATTTCGTGCGCCTCCTTTAAACTTAACCCTTACTGGTTATTCTTTTACAATCAATTTAAATGTGCCGTCTTTCTTTTTCGTCAAAACCGCCAACTGTTCGGTTTCGACATCTTCAAAAACCAGATACGTCGTACGCATGGCCTGTAGCTGCATCACAGCTTCTTCCTGTGTCATGGGTTTGCCCGCCACAGTATCCACTTCAATCACGGGTTCGCCGCCCGGCTCCGGTTTGCGTACCGGTTTTTTCGAAGAACGCTTTAGCGGATAGCGTGTCCCTGATGTTTTGACATCCGTTAATTTCTCATGCTGGCGCATGAGTTGTCGACCAATTTTTTCCGCGATGAGGTCGACCGATTGATACATATCTTTGGTAATTTGCTTACCGGTGGCGGCATAGGGTCCGTCCTTGACGATAACCTCAACCTGGTGGCGGTATCCTTCCACCGACAGGATGACATCCACCGTCGCATTGGCACCTAAAAAAGTCGACCATTTTTTAAACCGCTTCCTGACATATTGATTGAAGGCCTTGGTTATTTCAATATGTCGTCCCGTAATCAGCAGCTTCATGATGAATGCCTCCTTGAGTTTGGCTTAACCCCTATTCCAGTCGTCGACGCTGACTGGCCGGGAGAATCCGCATAACTTCCCGATACTTCGCCACCGTCCGGCGGGCGATTTGAAACCCTTTCTTTTTCAACATCTCCGTCAACCGCTGGTCGGAAAACGGACGCCGCGAATCCTCTACGGCGATCAATTCATTTAATGCCGCCTTTACACTGGTCGAAGAAACACCCGTCCCGTCATCGGTCTTGATCTGACTGCTGAAAAAATATTTCAGCTCAAAAAAACCACGCGGGGTTTGAATATATTTTTGGCTGGTGACACGCGAGATGGTCGATTCATGCATATTAACCTGTTCCGCAATCTCACGCAACGTCAACGGTTTTAAATGTTCAATCCCTTTTTCAAAAAAATCAAATTGCGCCTCAAGTATTGTTTCGACAACACGATAGAGGGTTTTTCGCCGCTGGTCAATATTTCTTATGAACCATTTGGCTTTTTCCAGTTTTTCTTCCAGAAACTGCCTGGTTTCCGCCGAAACGTCAGACCCCCGTTGCAAAAGCTTCCGGTACGTTTTATTCAGCTTTAACTCAGGCAATGAATCATCATTAATAATAATGATATACTGATCATCATGCTTCTCAATCACCACATCCGGTGTTACATACTCAACTTGACCGGAAAACTGATGCCGGCCGGGATAGGGATCAAGTCCGGAAATAACCTTGGCCGCCTGAACAACCTGGCTGCGGTGAACTTTCTCAGCCCGGACAATCTGATCAATCTGGTGCCGCTCCAACGCCTCAAAATGGCGCTCAACAATCTTTTCCGCCAAAGCATTACGTTCGGGAAGATACCGCAATTGAATTAAAAGACTTTCTTTAACATCCCGGGCACCCACGCCGATTGGCTCAAGATTCTGGATGATTGCCAAAACATCTGCAACAGTGTCTGTATCCGCGCCCGCCTCTTCCGCGATTTCTTCCAGCGGCATGGTAAAAAAACCACGCTCATCCAAATTGCCTATAATCAATTCACTAATACGATACTCCGCATCATTCGAACACTCCTGCCTAAATTGCCAAAGCAAATGTTCTTCCAGGGTAGACTGTTTTGCAATCTGCGGTTCTCTATAATCCGCATACGTCTCCCGGTCATACTTGGGTATCGCATAATCTTCATTGGGCCAAAAATATTCAGACCAGCGGTCTGCTTCCACCTCAGCTTGTTTGTTCCCATCTTCATTGAGATCAACTTCGCGGGTCATCTCACCTTCAGCCGCACTCCGCTCCTGGACCTCAGTGGCTGGTTTCAATTCATGGGCATCATCTTGAACACCCTCTTCTAAAAAAGGATTTTCCGACAACTCCTGATTTACCATATTGGCCAACTCAAGCGTTGGTAATTGCAGGACCTTTAACGCATGCTGTACCATGGGAGTTAAAATATGTCTTAGCTCTGGTCGAAGTATGGGTTTAAGCTCTAGTCCCAAAATAGATCCCTTCTCTCAACGGCAAAACCATCAACAAAACACATTAAATCCTGTTTTTTAAACCAAAGTTAGGGAATAAAATAACAGAGTGAGAATTATAGAATCGTTTTTTTCTTTTGTCAAGAATGCATGCCCTTAATTGTTGCATTTTGCGACTATTTTCCCAAGGCTATTCTCTCAAAAAGAAAATCCGGCAGACCGGCTGCGCGGATTTTTTCTTGAGCTTTTTCTATATTATAAGGCACTGCATGGATGCTGACCCGAAACGGCTTACTTTCCAGGAGCATCCATCGCGCACGCGGGTCATTATCCCGGGGTTGTCCCACGCTTCCGGGGTTGAGTAATACACGGCACTTCGGGTTCAACGCAAGCGTCCTAACCGAGTGTGTTTTAAATTCAGATCCTTGCCCAACGCGATGTATACGCACTGTATTCTTTGCCACCTCTTCCGCCACCATGATTTGGTGGGTGTGTCCAAAAACGCATATTCTTTCGTGAAAAGCTTCGAAGGTAACCTCAACATCAATCCGGTCGCGGATATAATGAAAAAACGCGGGTTGCCGGGGTGAACCATGTACCAAGCGTGCATCTTCACCGACTTTTACCATCGGCCATTGCCGAATAATATCCAGATGATCCGCCATGAGTTGATGACGTGTCCACCGGGCCGCCTGGTGGGCCCAATGATTCATCGGCATGTCTTGGACCGGCTGAAGCATGGCGGCTTCATGGTTCCCCAAAATCTTGACCCGACATTGTTTATCAATTTTTTCCAAACACGCTGCCGGGTCGGCGCCATATCCCACGACATCCCCCAAACAGTCAATGGCATCCGCGTGATATGCGGAAATATCCGCCAGCACAGCCTCCAGCGCTTCCAGATTACCGTGCACATCGGAAAAAACCGCAACCCGCATTTTAAAAAACCTCCGCAACGCAAAACGGCACCGTCTCTATAAACGATGCCGTTTTTTTAAATAATTTACTCTTCAATAATAATTGCCGCCGCCGGGCAGGTCGGCGCAGTATCTTTTGCCCGGGCTGCCAAATCACCTTCCGGTGCCGCTACTTTCACTTTGGCCAGTCCATCATCACCCATTTCAAAGACCTCCGGTAAATCCGTTACGC
This window of the bacterium genome carries:
- a CDS encoding metallophosphatase family protein, translating into MRVAVFSDVHGNLEALEAVLADISAYHADAIDCLGDVVGYGADPAACLEKIDKQCRVKILGNHEAAMLQPVQDMPMNHWAHQAARWTRHQLMADHLDIIRQWPMVKVGEDARLVHGSPRQPAFFHYIRDRIDVEVTFEAFHERICVFGHTHQIMVAEEVAKNTVRIHRVGQGSEFKTHSVRTLALNPKCRVLLNPGSVGQPRDNDPRARWMLLESKPFRVSIHAVPYNIEKAQEKIRAAGLPDFLFERIALGK
- a CDS encoding ferredoxin, which translates into the protein MKVTIDEGLCTGCSLCVTDLPEVFEMGDDGLAKVKVAAPEGDLAARAKDTAPTCPAAAIIIEE
- the rpoN gene encoding RNA polymerase factor sigma-54 codes for the protein MGLELKPILRPELRHILTPMVQHALKVLQLPTLELANMVNQELSENPFLEEGVQDDAHELKPATEVQERSAAEGEMTREVDLNEDGNKQAEVEADRWSEYFWPNEDYAIPKYDRETYADYREPQIAKQSTLEEHLLWQFRQECSNDAEYRISELIIGNLDERGFFTMPLEEIAEEAGADTDTVADVLAIIQNLEPIGVGARDVKESLLIQLRYLPERNALAEKIVERHFEALERHQIDQIVRAEKVHRSQVVQAAKVISGLDPYPGRHQFSGQVEYVTPDVVIEKHDDQYIIIINDDSLPELKLNKTYRKLLQRGSDVSAETRQFLEEKLEKAKWFIRNIDQRRKTLYRVVETILEAQFDFFEKGIEHLKPLTLREIAEQVNMHESTISRVTSQKYIQTPRGFFELKYFFSSQIKTDDGTGVSSTSVKAALNELIAVEDSRRPFSDQRLTEMLKKKGFQIARRTVAKYREVMRILPASQRRRLE
- the hprK gene encoding HPr(Ser) kinase/phosphatase, giving the protein MINLLVEELYLEQKDRLSLELVAGREGLSRKIMVPDINRPGLALAGYFDYFAFERIQVLGRTELSFLQGLGKEHVKMLFRKLLEWDVCCFVITQGLEPPEELLLAVEGKNVPVFTSEMPTTKLIAELTIYLEDKLAPETSLHGTLVDVYGIGVLILGKSGIGKSECALDLVERGHRLVADDLVDIKRTAERILMGSGPELIRHHMEIRGLGIINIKNLFGIGAIRDRKRIELVTTIEEWDDKKEYDRLGLDELTYTIIGTDLPRIIIPVRPGRNLSIIIEVAAMNQRLKKSGHHTAKEFNKTLISWMQNDER
- the raiA gene encoding ribosome-associated translation inhibitor RaiA, translating into MKLLITGRHIEITKAFNQYVRKRFKKWSTFLGANATVDVILSVEGYRHQVEVIVKDGPYAATGKQITKDMYQSVDLIAEKIGRQLMRQHEKLTDVKTSGTRYPLKRSSKKPVRKPEPGGEPVIEVDTVAGKPMTQEEAVMQLQAMRTTYLVFEDVETEQLAVLTKKKDGTFKLIVKE
- a CDS encoding PTS sugar transporter subunit IIA — translated: MRIMDFLSEKNITVDLKAKNKKEVIEELVEVLVDGGNVSDKKKMVQILLEREELGSTGIGQGIAIPHGKSDTVKELTAAFGLSKTGIPFEALDGEPVYIFFLLVAPEGTAGAHLKALARISGLLKDKYIRRKLTASQSTGEVVKIIQEEEKATH